A stretch of Arthrobacter sunyaminii DNA encodes these proteins:
- a CDS encoding response regulator transcription factor, giving the protein MKILVADDDVQILRALRITLSAYGYEVVTAADGAAAVRKAVEEHPELIVLDLGMPRLSGMEVIEAVRGWSRAPILVISGRTDSADKVRALDLGADDYVTKPFATEELMARIRALTRRGPAAPEQSEVVFGGVRVDLAAKAVIRISDGSAIRLTPTEWRLLEALVQYPGRLISQSSLLSAVWGPGTTDTGYLRLYMGQLRRKLEADPAAPVHLITEHGLGCRFVPDSAAG; this is encoded by the coding sequence GTGAAGATTCTGGTGGCCGACGACGACGTTCAAATCCTCCGTGCGCTGCGCATTACCCTCTCCGCTTACGGATACGAGGTGGTGACGGCGGCCGACGGCGCAGCTGCTGTCCGCAAAGCAGTCGAGGAACATCCAGAACTGATTGTGCTGGATTTGGGCATGCCCCGGCTCAGCGGCATGGAGGTTATCGAAGCCGTTCGGGGTTGGAGCCGCGCGCCGATCCTCGTGATCTCCGGCCGCACGGATTCCGCAGACAAGGTCCGTGCCCTGGATCTGGGTGCCGACGACTACGTCACCAAACCATTCGCCACCGAGGAGCTGATGGCCCGGATCCGTGCTCTGACCCGCCGCGGCCCGGCGGCTCCTGAGCAGTCCGAAGTGGTCTTCGGCGGGGTACGGGTGGACCTGGCCGCCAAGGCTGTAATCCGCATCTCCGACGGGTCCGCGATCCGCCTGACCCCCACCGAGTGGCGGTTACTGGAGGCACTGGTGCAATACCCGGGGCGGCTGATCAGCCAATCCTCCCTGCTGTCCGCGGTGTGGGGTCCCGGTACCACCGACACCGGTTACCTGCGCCTGTACATGGGGCAGCTGCGGCGGAAACTGGAAGCAGATCCTGCGGCTCCGGTCCATCTGATCACCGAGCATGGATTGGGCTGCCGGTTCGTACCGGACTCGGCGGCAGGCTAG
- a CDS encoding DUF4118 domain-containing protein, giving the protein MTRGQLRVFLGAAPGVGKTYTMLEEGRRLRDEGRDVAVAVVETHGRAATAAMAEGLETVPPVQVNHRGLVLSELDLNAVLARRPDYALVDELAHTNAPGLAHAKRWQDVQTLLDAGINVLSTVNIQHIESLNDVIEQITGTVQRETVPDSVLRTADQVELVDIAPQLLRGRLSQGIIYPAGRVDAALSNYFRLGNLTALRELALLWLADEVDSALNKYRAENGIRNKWEARERVVVALTGGPEGQTLLRRGARIAARSAGGQLLAVHVTSPDGLRGGDPGELASQRALVEKLGGTFHQVVGSDIPHALVDFARGVNATQLVIGVSRRPRIQALLTGPGIGATAVRESGDIDVHIVNHASAGGRPVLPRLGGALTVRRRLWGLALALAGGPLLTWALVLMSTPESITGDVLSYQLLVILVALVGGIWPALFAALLSGITLDYFFIQPLYTVSVATPAHILALVLYLVNAMLVSFVVDRAARRSRAARRSAAESELLASVAGNVLRGEDATAALVSRTREAFSLDSVHLMADGVQLAAAGARTPPGAASLVLPVGEHAVLELYGRDLEAADRRLLAVITAQLEAALDFGDLAETAKGLGSLAAADKVRTALLAAVGHDLRRPLTAATAAVTGLRAPDVQWSEQDRAELLATAEESLATLSELVTSLLDVSRLQAGVLGVSLAPLDTADAVLPALEELGLGPAEVELEIPPALPPVLADPVLLQRVLVNLLANAVRFSPPEAKVVLAASAFAGRVEIRVIDCGPGISAERLEDVFLPFQRLGDTDNLTGLGLGLALAKGFMEGMMGTLETEDTPGGGLTMVLSLPAAAVEETTEQSAGSSDGTL; this is encoded by the coding sequence ATGACACGAGGACAACTCCGGGTATTCCTGGGCGCTGCGCCCGGAGTCGGCAAGACCTACACCATGCTCGAAGAAGGGCGGCGCCTGCGGGACGAAGGCAGGGACGTGGCGGTGGCGGTGGTGGAGACCCACGGCCGCGCCGCCACGGCCGCCATGGCCGAAGGCCTGGAAACAGTTCCTCCGGTCCAGGTAAACCACCGCGGACTGGTTCTGTCAGAACTGGATCTGAACGCCGTCCTCGCCCGGCGGCCGGACTATGCGCTGGTGGACGAACTCGCCCACACGAACGCTCCCGGATTGGCCCATGCCAAGCGCTGGCAGGATGTCCAAACACTGCTGGACGCCGGCATCAACGTCCTGTCCACCGTCAACATCCAGCACATCGAGTCCCTGAACGACGTCATTGAACAAATCACCGGCACCGTGCAGCGCGAAACGGTGCCGGATTCGGTGCTTCGGACAGCGGACCAGGTGGAGCTGGTGGACATCGCGCCTCAGCTGCTGCGCGGCCGACTTTCACAGGGCATCATTTATCCCGCCGGGCGGGTGGATGCCGCGCTGTCCAACTACTTCCGGCTGGGCAACCTCACGGCGCTGCGCGAGCTGGCGTTGCTGTGGCTGGCGGATGAGGTGGACAGTGCACTGAACAAGTACCGTGCCGAAAACGGAATCCGCAATAAGTGGGAAGCCCGCGAACGGGTGGTGGTGGCCCTGACCGGCGGACCGGAGGGGCAAACCCTGCTGCGCCGCGGAGCCCGGATTGCCGCCCGATCCGCCGGCGGGCAGCTCCTGGCGGTTCATGTGACCAGCCCGGACGGCCTGCGCGGCGGAGATCCGGGCGAGCTGGCCTCCCAGCGGGCACTGGTGGAGAAACTGGGCGGCACCTTCCACCAAGTGGTGGGCTCGGATATTCCGCACGCACTGGTGGATTTTGCCCGCGGCGTCAACGCCACCCAGCTGGTCATTGGTGTCAGCCGCCGGCCGCGGATCCAGGCACTGCTGACCGGTCCGGGAATCGGCGCCACAGCGGTGCGTGAATCCGGCGACATTGACGTGCACATCGTCAACCATGCCTCTGCTGGCGGACGGCCGGTCCTGCCGCGGCTCGGCGGCGCCCTGACGGTGCGCCGCAGGCTCTGGGGGCTGGCTCTGGCGCTAGCCGGCGGTCCGCTCCTGACCTGGGCGCTGGTGCTCATGAGCACGCCGGAATCCATTACCGGAGATGTGCTCAGCTACCAGCTGCTGGTGATCCTCGTTGCGCTCGTTGGCGGGATCTGGCCGGCGCTGTTCGCCGCGCTGCTCTCCGGCATTACCCTGGACTATTTCTTCATCCAGCCCCTGTACACCGTCTCCGTTGCCACGCCCGCGCACATCCTGGCCCTGGTGCTGTACCTCGTCAATGCCATGCTGGTCAGCTTTGTAGTGGACCGCGCGGCCCGGCGTTCCCGGGCGGCACGCCGTTCCGCCGCGGAGTCCGAACTGCTGGCATCGGTAGCCGGAAACGTCCTGCGCGGTGAGGACGCCACCGCCGCCCTGGTGAGCCGCACCCGGGAAGCTTTCAGCCTGGACTCGGTCCACCTGATGGCCGACGGCGTTCAACTCGCCGCAGCGGGAGCCCGCACGCCGCCGGGCGCCGCATCTCTGGTCCTGCCGGTGGGGGAACACGCGGTGCTGGAACTGTACGGCAGAGATCTGGAAGCGGCAGACCGCCGCCTCCTGGCGGTGATTACCGCCCAGCTCGAGGCGGCACTGGACTTTGGAGACCTTGCCGAAACAGCCAAAGGGTTGGGATCACTGGCCGCTGCGGACAAGGTCCGCACCGCGCTGCTGGCCGCCGTCGGGCACGATCTTCGCCGCCCGCTGACGGCAGCCACCGCAGCGGTAACCGGCCTGCGGGCACCGGACGTCCAGTGGAGCGAACAGGACCGCGCCGAACTGCTGGCCACTGCCGAGGAATCACTGGCAACACTCTCGGAGCTGGTGACGTCCCTGCTGGACGTGAGCCGCCTGCAGGCCGGAGTGCTGGGCGTCAGCCTGGCTCCGCTCGATACCGCCGACGCCGTATTGCCGGCGTTGGAGGAGCTGGGGCTGGGTCCTGCGGAAGTCGAGCTGGAGATACCTCCCGCACTGCCCCCGGTGCTGGCTGATCCGGTGCTGCTGCAGCGGGTGCTGGTCAACCTGCTGGCCAACGCGGTGCGATTCTCACCGCCGGAGGCCAAAGTGGTGCTGGCTGCAAGCGCGTTTGCCGGCAGGGTGGAAATTCGCGTCATAGACTGTGGGCCCGGGATTTCGGCGGAACGGCTGGAAGATGTGTTCCTGCCCTTTCAACGGCTCGGGGATACCGACAATCTGACTGGTCTGGGCTTGGGCCTGGCACTTGCCAAGGGTTTCATGGAAGGAATGATGGGGACGCTGGAAACCGAGGACACCCCGGGAGGCGGACTGACCATGGTGCTTTCGCTTCCTGCCGCTGCCGTAGAGGAAACAACGGAGCAGAGTGCCGGAAGTTCGGACGGCACGCTGTGA
- a CDS encoding bifunctional aspartate transaminase/aspartate 4-decarboxylase, translating into MDKKPSHQEQSRHQEQDREQEQDLAALASLSPFELKDRLIAAASGTERLMLNAGRGNPNFLATLPRRAFLALGDFSVSESERSYSYLDSGFGGLPEQNGMLGRFNAFVVHDPQREGLHFLRSAVSYVHDQLGLDREAFLEEMVTAFLGCIYPTPPRVLPQTQEVLRAYLGQELFGGQIPAGAVDVFPTEGGTAAMTYIFSSLAVNGLITPGDRIALATPIFSPYLEIPLLPDYGLDVVQVVMDESADWQLPNTELEKLLDPAIKVFCLVNPSNPPSAKQPQAVLERLARLVADQRPDLIIITDDVYATFADDFVSVFAVCPRNTLCVYSFSKYFGATGWRLGTIALHQENVIDDLLDALPAGEKQRLNARYSSLTTDVPGLKFIDRLVADSRSVALNHTAGISGPQQLQMVLFALHGLMDRLDRYQDAAKALIRGRYNTLYRNMGVAPTPAPDDVGYYSLIDLRKLGSRLYGDEFAAWLVSREDLGLRFLLRLASETGVVLLPGKGFDVVVPSVRVSLANLTDFEYRAIGAATRRILEDYHRSFTEGG; encoded by the coding sequence ATGGACAAGAAACCTTCCCACCAGGAGCAGAGTCGTCACCAGGAGCAGGACCGGGAGCAGGAGCAGGACTTGGCCGCCCTGGCTTCGCTGAGTCCTTTTGAGCTCAAGGACCGGCTGATCGCTGCCGCCTCAGGAACCGAGCGGCTGATGCTGAACGCCGGGCGCGGCAATCCCAACTTCCTCGCCACTCTTCCGCGACGGGCGTTCCTGGCGCTCGGAGACTTCTCCGTGTCGGAGTCCGAACGTTCATATTCATACCTGGACAGCGGTTTCGGCGGGCTGCCGGAGCAGAACGGGATGCTGGGGCGGTTCAACGCGTTTGTGGTGCATGATCCGCAGCGGGAGGGTTTGCACTTCCTGCGGTCCGCAGTGAGCTACGTGCACGATCAGCTGGGCTTGGACCGGGAGGCGTTTCTTGAAGAGATGGTGACAGCCTTCCTGGGCTGCATCTATCCAACACCGCCACGGGTGCTGCCCCAGACCCAGGAGGTTCTGCGCGCGTATCTGGGGCAGGAACTGTTCGGCGGGCAGATCCCTGCAGGCGCCGTCGATGTGTTCCCCACCGAAGGCGGAACGGCGGCGATGACCTACATTTTTTCTTCGCTTGCCGTTAACGGACTCATCACCCCCGGTGACCGGATTGCCCTGGCCACTCCAATCTTCTCGCCGTACCTGGAAATCCCGCTGCTGCCGGATTACGGCCTGGACGTGGTGCAGGTTGTCATGGACGAGTCAGCGGACTGGCAACTGCCGAACACCGAACTGGAGAAGCTGCTGGATCCGGCCATTAAGGTGTTCTGCCTGGTTAATCCGAGCAATCCGCCCTCTGCCAAGCAGCCGCAGGCGGTCCTTGAGCGGCTTGCACGGCTGGTGGCGGATCAGCGACCGGACCTGATCATCATCACCGATGACGTGTATGCCACCTTCGCCGATGACTTTGTCTCCGTCTTTGCCGTCTGTCCGCGGAACACGCTGTGCGTTTATTCCTTTTCCAAGTACTTCGGAGCCACGGGCTGGCGGTTGGGTACCATCGCGCTGCACCAGGAAAACGTGATCGATGATCTGCTGGACGCCTTGCCTGCCGGCGAGAAGCAACGGCTGAACGCGCGGTACTCCTCCCTGACCACTGACGTGCCCGGCTTGAAGTTCATTGACAGGCTGGTGGCCGACAGCCGTTCCGTGGCCCTGAACCACACCGCCGGGATTTCGGGTCCGCAGCAGCTGCAGATGGTGCTCTTTGCCCTGCACGGCCTCATGGATCGGCTGGACCGCTATCAGGACGCAGCAAAAGCCCTGATTCGGGGGCGGTACAACACCCTGTACCGGAACATGGGTGTGGCGCCCACTCCGGCGCCCGACGACGTGGGGTACTACAGCCTGATAGACCTGCGGAAACTGGGGTCGCGTCTCTATGGTGACGAGTTTGCCGCCTGGCTGGTCTCCCGGGAGGACCTCGGGCTCCGGTTCCTGCTGCGGCTTGCCTCGGAGACCGGCGTGGTGCTGCTCCCGGGCAAGGGGTTTGACGTCGTCGTTCCCTCGGTCCGGGTGTCATTGGCGAATTTGACTGATTTTGAGTACCGCGCCATTGGCGCGGCAACGCGGCGCATCCTCGAGGATTACCACCGGTCGTTTACGGAGGGCGGCTAG